A portion of the Thunnus maccoyii chromosome 20, fThuMac1.1, whole genome shotgun sequence genome contains these proteins:
- the bhlha15 gene encoding class A basic helix-loop-helix protein 15 isoform X1 has protein sequence MSHVNHSYRDEELQLWISSGEMMQADEELQPITCFCILAQRGSAAPQLWRNKDSRSSLVSRSSPFFLSLFSLRHCCLPRVPICPSTFTSSFASKCPEEALWTRIILNMRDIFSVITKDLNMTTHQDTITMNQHNKFIIFYNEDIPPQFFSYFCYAQDCWKSIGNTFCNSDNSIVSSDLKDFTSHWLDSPDTDNSKEYQSETAVRDNLNTCKLKSLLKSCQNYNHPGKSSGMKRNIIKKKTVSFVEDVVVYLFDQESPTLELHSETCTSLPDNLPDVTLEDSGLEWEDDFSALEKNCQFQCVRRSVSQSYTLSLPTQSWTSMSEPEPFFLSQTCLYLTHVTESDLEL, from the exons ATGAGTCATGTGAATCATTCCTACAGGGACGAAGAGCTCCAGTTGTGGATATCCTCGGGTGAGATGATGCAGGCCGATGAGGAGCTGCAGCCGATCACCTGCTTCTGTATCCTTGCTCAAAGAGGAAGTGCAGCCCCTCAGTTATGGAGGAACAAAGACTCCAGATCAAGCTTGGTATCACGGTCTTcacccttctttctctctctcttctctcttcgACACTGTTGTCTTCCAAGGGTGCCTATCTGTCCCTCAACATTTACATCTTCTTTTGCCTCAAAATGCCCAGAGGAGGCCCTTTGGACAagaattatattaaatatgcGGGACATTTTCAGTGTGATCACAAAGGATTTAAACATGACAACCCACCAGGATACTATTACTATGAATCAGCATAATAAGTTCATCATTTTCTATAATGAGGACATACCACCACAATTTTTTAGTTACTTTTGCTACGCTCAGGATTGTTGGAAATCCATAGGGAATACTTTTTGCAATAGTGATAACAGCATTGTGtcaagtgatttaaaagacttTACTTCCCACTGGCTCGACAGTCCCGACACTGACAACTCAAAGGAATATCAGAGTGAAACGGCTGTCAGAGACAATTTAAATACATGCAAACTTAAAAGTCTTTTGAAATCCTGTCAAAACTACAACCATCCAGGGAAATCATCAGGGATGAAGAGGAATATAATAAAGAAGAAGACTGTGTCCTTCGTGGAGGATGTTGTGGTCTACCTGTTTGATCAG GAGAGTCCCACCCTGGAGCTGCACTCAGAGACCTGCACATCTCTGCCAGACAACCTGCCGGATGTCACATTAGAGGACAGTG GCTTGGAGTGGGAGGACGATTTCTCTGCTTTGGAGAAGAACTGCCAGTTTCAGTGTGTCAGACGCTCAGTATCTCAGAGCTACACCCTTTCCCTGCCAACGCAGAGCTGGACGTCTATGTCTGAGCCAGAGCCTTTCTTTCTGTCCCAAACCTGCCTGTACCTCACCCATGTCACTGAGTCTGACCTTGAGCTGTGA
- the bhlha15 gene encoding class A basic helix-loop-helix protein 15 isoform X2, translated as MMQADEELQPITCFCILAQRGSAAPQLWRNKDSRSSLVSRSSPFFLSLFSLRHCCLPRVPICPSTFTSSFASKCPEEALWTRIILNMRDIFSVITKDLNMTTHQDTITMNQHNKFIIFYNEDIPPQFFSYFCYAQDCWKSIGNTFCNSDNSIVSSDLKDFTSHWLDSPDTDNSKEYQSETAVRDNLNTCKLKSLLKSCQNYNHPGKSSGMKRNIIKKKTVSFVEDVVVYLFDQESPTLELHSETCTSLPDNLPDVTLEDSGLEWEDDFSALEKNCQFQCVRRSVSQSYTLSLPTQSWTSMSEPEPFFLSQTCLYLTHVTESDLEL; from the exons ATGATGCAGGCCGATGAGGAGCTGCAGCCGATCACCTGCTTCTGTATCCTTGCTCAAAGAGGAAGTGCAGCCCCTCAGTTATGGAGGAACAAAGACTCCAGATCAAGCTTGGTATCACGGTCTTcacccttctttctctctctcttctctcttcgACACTGTTGTCTTCCAAGGGTGCCTATCTGTCCCTCAACATTTACATCTTCTTTTGCCTCAAAATGCCCAGAGGAGGCCCTTTGGACAagaattatattaaatatgcGGGACATTTTCAGTGTGATCACAAAGGATTTAAACATGACAACCCACCAGGATACTATTACTATGAATCAGCATAATAAGTTCATCATTTTCTATAATGAGGACATACCACCACAATTTTTTAGTTACTTTTGCTACGCTCAGGATTGTTGGAAATCCATAGGGAATACTTTTTGCAATAGTGATAACAGCATTGTGtcaagtgatttaaaagacttTACTTCCCACTGGCTCGACAGTCCCGACACTGACAACTCAAAGGAATATCAGAGTGAAACGGCTGTCAGAGACAATTTAAATACATGCAAACTTAAAAGTCTTTTGAAATCCTGTCAAAACTACAACCATCCAGGGAAATCATCAGGGATGAAGAGGAATATAATAAAGAAGAAGACTGTGTCCTTCGTGGAGGATGTTGTGGTCTACCTGTTTGATCAG GAGAGTCCCACCCTGGAGCTGCACTCAGAGACCTGCACATCTCTGCCAGACAACCTGCCGGATGTCACATTAGAGGACAGTG GCTTGGAGTGGGAGGACGATTTCTCTGCTTTGGAGAAGAACTGCCAGTTTCAGTGTGTCAGACGCTCAGTATCTCAGAGCTACACCCTTTCCCTGCCAACGCAGAGCTGGACGTCTATGTCTGAGCCAGAGCCTTTCTTTCTGTCCCAAACCTGCCTGTACCTCACCCATGTCACTGAGTCTGACCTTGAGCTGTGA
- the bhlha15 gene encoding class A basic helix-loop-helix protein 15 isoform X3 — protein MKSKGKAVKPSRRTWSDPEPELEPDTEPEPGSSEQEGSEDSWRGSLRSRGGKRQGGAGGGRRRRQYGSSTKERSVRRLESNERERQRMHKLNNAFQALREAIPHVKTDKKLSKIETLTLAKNYIKALTTIILDMSGACLPAGGVPSEASAAKLLQCYQQHLEEEGEEGLTQYLTHMHSFSQAS, from the coding sequence ATGAAGTCCAAAGGGAAGGCTGTGAAACCATCCAGGAGGACCTGGTCTGACCCGGAGCCAGAACTAGAACCAGACACTGAACCAGAACCCGGTTCCAGTGAGCAGGAAGGCTCTGAGGACTCTTGGAGAGGGTCGCTGAGGAGCAGGGGCGGCAAGCGACAAGGAGGAGCTGGTGGAGGCCGGCGACGCAGGCAGTACGGCTCCAGCACCAAGGAACGCAGCGTCCGCCGGCTAGAGAGCAACGAGCGGGAACGCCAGCGCATGCACAAACTCAACAACGCCTTCCAGGCACTTCGCGAGGCCATCCCACATGTCAAGACTGACAAAAAGCTGTCCAAGATTGAGACACTGACCCTGGCAAAGAACTACATCAAAGCCTTGACCACCATCATCCTGGACATGTCTGGGGCCTGCCTCCCTGCTGGCGGGGTCCCATCAGAGGCCAGCGCCGCCAAGCTACTCCAGTGCTACCAACAGcacctggaggaggagggagaggagggtcTGACCCAGTACCTCACCCACATGCACAGCTTCAGCCAGGCCAGCTAA